In Mycobacterium sp. 050128, one genomic interval encodes:
- a CDS encoding MmpS family transport accessory protein — protein MAKAPVANAVRRLWIVLVIAVVIAVAVFCVLRLRSFFGNHDTSGIGSSSLDDIKPFNPKHVVYKVYGSGSTANINYLDINAQPRRIDNVPLPWTLSVTTTLPSVSVNVVAQTDGDQIGCQIIVNDVVKDERSVTGVNAETFCIVKSA, from the coding sequence GTGGCAAAGGCGCCTGTTGCCAATGCGGTGAGACGACTGTGGATCGTTCTCGTCATCGCGGTCGTGATCGCGGTAGCGGTTTTCTGCGTCCTTCGCCTGCGCTCCTTCTTCGGCAATCACGACACGTCGGGGATCGGCAGCAGCAGCCTGGACGACATCAAGCCGTTCAACCCGAAGCACGTGGTCTACAAGGTGTACGGGTCGGGGAGCACCGCCAATATCAACTATCTGGACATCAATGCCCAGCCGCGGCGCATCGACAACGTGCCTCTGCCCTGGACGCTCTCGGTCACCACCACGCTCCCGTCGGTGAGCGTCAACGTGGTCGCGCAAACCGACGGAGACCAGATCGGCTGCCAGATCATCGTGAACGACGTAGTCAAGGACGAAAGGTCGGTCACCGGAGTGAACGCTGAAACCTTTTGCATAGTGAAGTCCGCATGA
- a CDS encoding TetR family transcriptional regulator, protein MRYAPSVAQLTFQRARTEENKRRRAAALVEAARSLARETGVASVTLTAVAGRAGIHYSAVRRYFTSHKEVLLHLAAEGWVRWSGTVCEELAQPGPMSPARVAETLANGLAADPLFCDLLANLHLHLEHEVEVDRVVDIRRTISAAAVALADAIERALPKLGRSGAFDSLIAAYSLAAAFWQIANPPERLTDAYADQPEAVPPEEWNIEFGPALTRVLTATCIGLLAESP, encoded by the coding sequence GTGCGTTACGCTCCGTCGGTGGCGCAACTCACGTTTCAGCGTGCCCGCACCGAAGAGAACAAGCGCCGACGTGCGGCCGCACTCGTCGAAGCCGCGCGCTCCCTGGCACGCGAGACCGGGGTTGCGTCGGTGACGCTGACCGCCGTCGCCGGTCGCGCCGGCATTCACTACTCGGCGGTGCGCCGCTACTTCACTTCGCACAAAGAGGTCCTGCTCCATCTCGCCGCCGAGGGGTGGGTGCGATGGTCGGGCACGGTGTGCGAGGAGCTGGCTCAGCCGGGCCCCATGTCGCCGGCGCGGGTGGCCGAAACTTTGGCCAACGGGCTGGCGGCCGATCCACTGTTCTGCGACCTGCTCGCCAATCTGCACCTGCACCTCGAGCATGAGGTGGAGGTGGATCGGGTGGTCGACATCCGGCGAACGATCTCCGCCGCCGCGGTCGCCCTCGCCGATGCCATCGAACGCGCGCTGCCCAAACTCGGCCGCTCGGGCGCGTTCGACAGCTTGATCGCCGCCTACTCGTTGGCGGCCGCTTTCTGGCAGATCGCCAACCCGCCGGAGCGGCTCACCGATGCCTACGCCGACCAGCCGGAGGCCGTGCCGCCCGAGGAGTGGAATATCGAATTCGGCCCCGCCCTCACCCGGGTGCTCACCGCCACTTGCATCGGTCTCCTCGCCGAATCGCCATGA
- a CDS encoding class I SAM-dependent methyltransferase codes for MTVPTIRKPSAAIDSERWPAIAKVPSGPGSAAAAAAADRLLRRAAARLPLRVAYPDGTVVGAADPTVPTLVVHQPKAMARRIGRYGLIGFGESYMAGEWSSDDLSGLLTVFATSVDELVPRPLQWLRPIGPAFRPRWWGASRDRARRNIAEHYDLSNDLFAEFLDETMTYSCALFDRLPASAADLAAAQERKIDRLLDLAGVHQGSRILEIGTGWGELCIRAATRGAEIRSVTLSVEQQQLARLRVAAAGLTDKVTIDLCDYRDVEGVYDAVVSVEMIEAVGFHAWQRYFDTLERLVRPGGRVAIQAITMPHSRMMASRNTHTWIQKYIFPGGLLPSTQAISAITERRTGLRTVDMTSLRPHYAETLRLWRERFLQRRDRLAHIGFDDVFQRMWELYLAYSEAGFRSGYLDVYQWTFAREGCR; via the coding sequence ATGACCGTACCGACCATCCGAAAACCCTCGGCGGCAATCGATTCCGAACGCTGGCCGGCAATCGCGAAGGTGCCGTCCGGGCCCGGGAGTGCGGCCGCGGCCGCGGCCGCCGACCGGCTGCTGCGACGCGCGGCCGCTCGGCTTCCGCTGCGAGTGGCCTACCCCGACGGCACGGTCGTCGGTGCGGCCGACCCGACGGTGCCGACTTTGGTTGTCCACCAACCGAAAGCGATGGCGCGCCGAATCGGGCGCTACGGCCTCATCGGCTTCGGCGAGTCCTACATGGCAGGGGAATGGTCGTCGGACGACCTCAGCGGGCTGTTGACGGTGTTCGCCACCTCGGTGGACGAACTGGTGCCGCGCCCATTGCAATGGTTGCGTCCGATCGGGCCGGCCTTCCGGCCGCGGTGGTGGGGCGCCAGCCGGGATCGCGCCCGGCGCAATATCGCCGAGCATTACGACCTGTCCAACGACCTGTTCGCCGAATTCCTCGACGAGACCATGACGTACTCCTGCGCGCTGTTCGACCGGTTGCCGGCGTCGGCGGCGGATTTGGCTGCCGCACAAGAGCGCAAGATCGATCGGCTGCTCGACCTCGCCGGCGTTCACCAGGGCAGCCGGATACTCGAAATCGGGACCGGCTGGGGCGAGCTGTGCATCCGCGCGGCCACCCGGGGAGCCGAGATCCGCTCGGTGACCCTGTCGGTCGAGCAACAGCAGCTGGCGCGGCTTCGGGTTGCCGCGGCGGGGCTGACCGACAAGGTGACGATCGACCTCTGCGACTACCGCGACGTCGAGGGGGTCTACGACGCGGTGGTGTCGGTCGAGATGATCGAAGCGGTGGGATTCCATGCGTGGCAACGGTATTTCGACACGCTCGAACGGCTGGTGCGACCGGGCGGCCGCGTTGCGATCCAGGCGATCACGATGCCGCACTCCCGGATGATGGCCAGCCGCAACACGCACACCTGGATCCAGAAGTACATCTTCCCGGGCGGACTGCTGCCTTCTACCCAGGCCATCTCCGCAATCACCGAGCGCCGCACCGGTTTACGCACGGTCGACATGACCTCGTTGCGCCCACACTACGCCGAGACGCTGCGGCTATGGCGGGAGCGGTTTCTGCAGCGGCGAGACCGATTGGCGCACATCGGCTTCGACGATGTGTTCCAGCGAATGTGGGAGCTGTATCTGGCGTATTCCGAGGCGGGCTTCCGATCGGGATACTTGGACGTCTACCAGTGGACGTTCGCGCGCGAGGGGTGCCGATGA
- a CDS encoding NAD(P)/FAD-dependent oxidoreductase, with amino-acid sequence MDSSHVRSVAVIGSGVAGLTAAYILSGRDRVTLYEADVRLGGHAHTHFLDDGGAVIGVDSAFLVHNDRTYPTLCRLLSELGVATQESEMSMSVRADEIGLEYAGALGLSGLFACKQSLRPRYLHMLAEITRFHRAAALLLRDDSTEPEELETLESFLRRHRFSSYFIDFFITPLVAAVWSCAGDDALRYPARYLFVFLDHHGMLSVFGSPTWRTVTGGSAHYVQAIAARLAEVSTGTPVTSLRRVPDGVWVRSGDNPPRLFDAAVVAVHPDQALLLLDDPNPWERAVLGAIPYSTNQAQLHTDESLLPRHRRARASWNYLVTPEKDHVVVTYDVSRLMRLDGNRRYLVTLGGHNRVDPASVIAEMTYSHPLYTPESVAAQALLPTLDDDRVVFAGAYHGWGFHEDGAASGLAAARRLGADWPTATRCEAVARC; translated from the coding sequence GTGGACTCGTCACACGTGCGTTCAGTCGCGGTCATCGGCAGCGGCGTAGCCGGCCTTACCGCCGCCTACATCCTGTCCGGCCGGGACCGCGTCACGCTGTATGAAGCCGACGTGCGGCTGGGCGGCCACGCGCACACCCATTTCCTGGACGACGGCGGCGCGGTGATCGGCGTCGACTCGGCGTTTCTGGTGCACAACGACCGTACCTATCCGACGCTGTGCCGGCTGCTGAGCGAGCTGGGGGTGGCCACCCAGGAATCCGAGATGTCGATGTCGGTGCGCGCCGACGAGATCGGGCTCGAATACGCCGGCGCCCTGGGCCTGAGTGGGTTGTTCGCGTGTAAGCAGTCGCTGCGGCCCCGCTACCTGCACATGCTCGCCGAGATCACCCGCTTCCACCGCGCCGCGGCGCTGCTGCTGCGCGACGACAGCACCGAGCCAGAGGAACTGGAGACGCTGGAATCCTTTCTGCGCCGGCACCGCTTCTCGTCCTATTTCATCGACTTTTTCATCACCCCACTGGTCGCGGCGGTGTGGTCGTGCGCCGGCGACGACGCCCTGCGCTACCCGGCGCGCTATCTGTTCGTCTTCCTCGACCACCACGGCATGCTTTCGGTGTTCGGCTCCCCCACCTGGCGCACCGTGACCGGGGGTTCGGCGCACTACGTGCAGGCCATCGCCGCACGGCTCGCCGAGGTGTCGACCGGGACGCCGGTGACCTCGCTGCGGCGGGTACCCGACGGCGTGTGGGTGCGGTCGGGCGACAACCCGCCGCGGCTGTTCGACGCAGCCGTCGTCGCCGTGCATCCCGACCAGGCGCTGCTGCTGCTCGACGATCCGAACCCCTGGGAGCGCGCGGTGCTGGGCGCGATTCCGTACTCGACCAATCAGGCACAGCTGCACACCGACGAGTCGCTGCTACCCAGGCATCGCCGTGCGCGCGCATCATGGAACTACCTGGTTACCCCCGAGAAGGACCATGTCGTGGTCACCTATGACGTCAGCAGACTCATGCGGCTGGATGGCAACCGCCGGTACCTGGTGACCCTGGGCGGTCACAACCGCGTCGATCCGGCGTCGGTGATCGCCGAAATGACCTACAGTCATCCGTTATACACGCCGGAATCCGTTGCGGCACAAGCATTGTTGCCCACACTGGATGATGATCGGGTGGTCTTCGCCGGCGCCTACCACGGCTGGGGTTTCCACGAGGACGGCGCCGCCTCGGGCCTGGCCGCGGCGCGGCGCCTCGGTGCCGACTGGCCGACGGCGACCCGGTGCGAGGCGGTCGCCCGATGCTGA
- a CDS encoding DUF1365 domain-containing protein: MLTPALYRTTISHSRQAPVRHSFEYRSYSWYVDLDDLPRLPWWLRPFARFRASDHFAPGQQGSLRDRLGAFFAERGLAAPEGRVTALLQARVLGYVFNPLSVFWCHDRDGRLRHVIAEVHNTYGDRHAYLLPPADMPVVTEKKFYVSPFNAVDGYYLVRAPRPDNEVDITIELRRDRQPAFVANMRGQRRPATAAQVAIMQLISPLAPLVVALRIRIQGIKLWLRRVPLVPR, encoded by the coding sequence ATGCTGACGCCCGCGCTCTACCGCACCACGATCAGCCATTCGCGACAGGCACCGGTGCGCCACTCGTTCGAATACCGAAGCTACAGCTGGTATGTCGACCTCGACGACCTGCCGCGGCTGCCCTGGTGGCTGCGACCGTTCGCCCGCTTTCGCGCCTCTGACCACTTCGCCCCTGGGCAGCAGGGCTCGTTGCGCGACCGGCTCGGTGCCTTCTTCGCCGAGCGCGGCCTGGCCGCGCCCGAGGGTCGCGTCACCGCTTTGCTGCAGGCGCGCGTGCTCGGGTATGTGTTCAATCCGCTGAGCGTCTTTTGGTGCCACGACCGCGACGGCCGGCTGCGCCATGTGATCGCCGAGGTGCACAACACCTACGGCGACCGCCACGCCTACCTGCTGCCCCCGGCCGACATGCCGGTGGTCACCGAGAAGAAGTTCTATGTCTCGCCGTTCAATGCCGTGGACGGCTACTACCTGGTGCGAGCACCTCGGCCCGACAACGAAGTCGACATCACCATCGAGCTGCGCCGCGACCGTCAGCCCGCGTTCGTGGCCAACATGCGCGGGCAACGGCGGCCCGCGACCGCCGCACAGGTCGCGATCATGCAACTCATTTCGCCGCTGGCACCGCTGGTGGTGGCTTTACGTATCCGAATTCAGGGGATCAAACTGTGGTTACGTCGAGTTCCGTTGGTACCGCGATGA
- a CDS encoding cytochrome c biogenesis protein DipZ, translated as MHTIALIGLLGGLITGISPCILPVLPVIFLSGMDGSDSKASSRGLSSAMRPYLVIAGLVCSFSLATLIGSALLSALHLPQDAIRWTALVVLTLIGLGLIFPPLQHLIERPFAFLPQRQSSASTDGFGLGLTLGALYVPCAGPVLAAIVVAGGTTSLGPATFVLTATFALGNAIPLLAFALAGRQVAQRVTAFRRRQRQIQIVGGIMMIVLAVALVFNLPALLQRAVPDYTTAMQNRLGANDIQRSLIPSHPPGPTTGSVLELNQGNTSNGLPTNCTDGATELQQCGQAPAITGITGWLNTPDGKPLDPASVRGKVVLIDFWAYSCINCQRAIPHVVDWYNRYRDSGLVVIGVHTPEYAFERVPGNVASGAAGLHIDYPIALDNDYATWNAFNNMYWPAEYLIDGNGTLRHTKFGEGDYDGTEKLIRQLLRDANPNVALPAPANGADTTPKTNLTPETYLAPDKATTYGGDGSYQAGTAGFGFPAQLANDRFALRGRWTLDDQGITAESDDAAIRLNYTAKSVFVVVGGTGTITMTRDGKTTTTPIGGVPTLHEIVSDGGAHRDQFDLQVSKGLQVFSFTFG; from the coding sequence ATGCACACAATTGCGCTCATCGGCTTGCTCGGTGGCCTGATCACCGGCATCTCGCCATGCATCCTGCCCGTGCTTCCGGTGATTTTTCTGTCCGGCATGGACGGCAGCGACAGCAAAGCCAGCAGTCGCGGTTTGAGTTCGGCGATGCGTCCCTACTTGGTGATCGCGGGCCTGGTGTGCAGCTTCAGCCTGGCCACCCTGATCGGCTCCGCGCTGCTGTCAGCACTGCATCTGCCGCAGGATGCCATCCGGTGGACCGCACTGGTGGTGCTCACTCTGATCGGCCTGGGTTTGATCTTCCCGCCGCTGCAACACCTGATCGAGCGGCCGTTCGCCTTCCTACCGCAACGCCAAAGCAGCGCCAGCACAGATGGTTTCGGCCTGGGACTGACGTTGGGCGCCCTGTATGTACCCTGCGCCGGGCCGGTGCTGGCCGCGATCGTGGTGGCCGGCGGCACGACGTCGCTCGGGCCGGCCACGTTCGTGTTGACCGCCACGTTCGCGCTCGGCAACGCGATACCGCTGTTGGCTTTCGCGCTGGCCGGACGGCAAGTCGCGCAACGGGTTACGGCCTTCCGCCGTCGTCAACGCCAGATTCAGATCGTCGGCGGAATCATGATGATCGTGCTCGCGGTGGCGCTGGTGTTCAATTTACCCGCCCTGCTGCAGCGCGCCGTCCCCGACTACACGACTGCGATGCAGAATCGCTTGGGCGCCAACGATATCCAACGCTCACTGATCCCCAGTCACCCACCGGGGCCGACCACGGGTAGCGTGCTGGAACTCAATCAGGGCAACACCAGTAACGGGCTGCCCACCAACTGCACCGACGGCGCTACCGAGCTGCAGCAGTGCGGGCAGGCCCCGGCCATCACCGGCATCACCGGATGGCTCAACACCCCGGACGGCAAACCGCTCGACCCCGCGTCGGTGCGGGGCAAGGTCGTCCTGATCGACTTTTGGGCCTACTCCTGCATCAACTGCCAACGCGCCATCCCGCACGTCGTCGATTGGTACAACCGCTACCGCGACAGCGGCTTGGTGGTCATCGGGGTGCACACTCCCGAGTACGCCTTCGAACGGGTCCCCGGCAACGTGGCCAGCGGTGCCGCCGGCTTGCACATCGACTACCCCATCGCGCTGGACAACGACTACGCGACCTGGAACGCCTTCAACAACATGTACTGGCCGGCCGAATACCTGATCGACGGGAACGGAACGCTGCGGCACACCAAATTCGGCGAAGGCGACTACGACGGCACCGAGAAGCTGATCCGCCAACTGCTGAGGGACGCCAATCCGAACGTCGCCCTGCCCGCGCCGGCCAACGGGGCCGACACCACCCCGAAGACCAACCTCACCCCCGAGACCTACCTGGCGCCCGACAAAGCCACCACCTACGGCGGTGACGGCAGCTATCAGGCGGGCACCGCGGGGTTCGGCTTCCCGGCACAGCTGGCCAACGACAGATTCGCCCTGCGCGGCCGGTGGACCCTCGACGACCAGGGCATCACCGCCGAAAGCGACGACGCCGCGATCCGGCTGAACTACACGGCCAAGAGCGTCTTCGTCGTCGTGGGCGGCACCGGAACCATCACCATGACCCGCGACGGGAAAACCACCACCACACCGATCGGCGGCGTCCCCACGCTGCACGAAATCGTGTCCGATGGCGGCGCCCACCGCGATCAGTTCGACCTGCAGGTGAGCAAGGGCCTGCAGGTGTTTTCGTTCACTTTCGGCTAG